The following are encoded in a window of Longimicrobium sp. genomic DNA:
- a CDS encoding MoaD/ThiS family protein yields the protein MTQPRDGAIVVELPSMLQPYAAGRAEIRLGSPCRTVGDALAAVASLHGGVTDRVMDERGIVRQHVNVFVDGENIRFVAGLETPVDPGSTIVIVPAVSGG from the coding sequence GTGACCCAGCCGCGTGACGGCGCCATAGTCGTCGAGCTTCCCAGCATGCTGCAGCCTTACGCGGCCGGCCGCGCGGAAATCCGCTTGGGCTCACCCTGCCGCACGGTCGGCGACGCGCTCGCGGCCGTGGCCTCGCTGCACGGCGGCGTGACGGACCGGGTGATGGACGAGCGCGGCATCGTCCGCCAGCACGTGAACGTCTTCGTGGACGGCGAGAACATCCGCTTCGTCGCGGGCTTGGAGACGCCGGTAGACCCGGGAAGCACCATCGTCATCGTCCCGGCCGTAAGCGGCGGCTAG